In one window of Acipenser ruthenus chromosome 34, fAciRut3.2 maternal haplotype, whole genome shotgun sequence DNA:
- the LOC117401989 gene encoding sphingosine 1-phosphate receptor 1-like, which produces MGSENAGLSRIFREYQNNEIITIHYNYTGKLQASRYQGGLKTEAVVFLFICTLIVLENLVVLIAIWKNKKFHSPMYFLLGNLTLSDLLAGVAYAVNIIMSGSNTLKLTPLLWFFREGGVFITLTASVVSLLAIAIERHVTMVKMKLYHEDKKGRMFALISASWVLSIGLGVLPIVGWNCLQELERCSTILPLYSKNYILFCISVFIVILLSILVLYIKIYRIVKLNSQRFGSQRKGVARKSQKHMALLRTLTTVVGTFIACWLPLFVLFLLDVSCQVLRCGILYKADYFLGLAMLNSLLNPIIYTLTSKDMRKAILKLLCKCLLNSRDGKVKRFLDWSTSKSEKSSHRLEGMEVTVSSGNAMPSPIKPLYPKTGKS; this is translated from the coding sequence ATGGGTTCAGAGAACGCTGGACTGTCCCGGATCTTCAGGGAATACCAAAACAACGAGATAATCACCATACATTACAACTACACTGGGAAGCTGCAGGCCAGCAGGTACCAAGGAGGGCTCAAAACCGAGGCTGTCGTCTTCTTGTTCATCTGCACCTTGATTGTGCTGGAGAACCTGGTGGTGCTCATAGCCATCTGGAAGAACAAGAAGTTCCACTCCCCCATGTACTTCCTTCTGGGGAACCTCACCCTGTCGGATCTCCTCGCTGGGGTGGCCTACGCTGTCAACATCATCATGTCCGGCTCCAACACCCTCAAGCTCACGCCTCTGCTGTGGTTCTTCCGCGAAGGAGGGGTCTTCATCACCCTGACAGCCTCGGTGGTGAGCCTCCTGGCCATCGCCATCGAGAGGCACGTCACCATGGTGAAGATGAAGCTCTACCACGAAGACAAGAAAGGCAGGATGTTCGCCCTGATCTCTGCCAGCTGGGTGCTCTCCATCGGCCTGGGCGTCCTGCCCATCGTCGGGTGGAACTGCTTGCAGGAGCTGGAGCGGTGCTCCACCATCCTGCCCCTGTACTCCAAAAACTACATCCTCTTCTGCATCAGCGTCTTCATCGTCATCCTCCTCTCCATCCTGGTGCTCTACATCAAGATCTACAGGATCGTCAAGCTCAACAGCCAGAGGTTCGGGTCCCAGAGGAAAGGGGTGGCCAGGAAGTCCCAGAAACACATGGCCCTCCTCAGGACGCTCACCACCGTCGTGGGCACCTTCATCGCCTGTTGGTTGCCCCTCTTCGTCCTGTTCCTCTTGGACGTCTCCTGTCAAGTTCTGAGGTGCGGCATCCTCTACAAAGCCGACTACTTCTTGGGCCTGGCGATGCTGAACTCCCTGCTGAACCCGATCATCTACACCCTGACCAGCAAGGACATGAGGAAGGCCATCCTCAAGCTGCTCTGCAAATGCCTCCTGAACTCCAGGGACGGGAAAGTCAAGAGGTTCCTGGACTGGAGCACCAGCAAGTCAGAAAAGTCTTCCCACCGGCTGGAAGGCATGGAGGTGACCGTGTCTTCTGGGAACGCCATGCCATCTCCGATCAAACCCCTCTATCCCAAAACCGGGAAGTCCTGA